In Kwoniella dendrophila CBS 6074 chromosome 7, complete sequence, the following proteins share a genomic window:
- a CDS encoding 60S ribosomal protein L1-A — MSKLQASSVRGSIKTLLAQSSLDTHKEAGGKKRNFVETIELQIGLKNYDPQRDKRFSGTVKLPHVPRPRMQLCILADAADVDRAKQLDEELPFMTVEDLKKLNKNKKLVKKLAQKYDAFLASEALIKQIPRLLGPGLSKAGKFPTPVSHSEDLQRKVTEVRSTIKFQLKKVLCLGVAVGHVDMEEDQIMQNTMLAINFLISLLKKQWQNIQSLTIKSTMGKPQRIF; from the exons atgtcTAAACTCCAGGCATCAAGCGTGCGAGGGTCTATCAAAACCCTTCTTGCCCAATCTTCCTTGGACACCCACAAGGAAGCTGGTggtaaaaagagaaacttTGTTGAAACCATTGAATTACAAATTGGTCTCAAGAACTACGATCCTCAAAGAGATAAGCGATTC TCCGGTACCGTCAAACTTCCTCATGTACCAAGACCTAGAATGCAACTCTGTATCTTAGCTGATGCAGCTGATGTTGATAGAGCAAAgcaacttgatgaagaattacctttCATGACAGTTGAAGATTTAAAAAAAttaaacaaaaacaagaaacTCGTTAAAAAATTAGCTCAAAAATACGAtgctttcttagcttctgAAGCTTTAATCAAACAAATCCCAAGATTGTTAGGTCCAGGTTTATCAAAAGCTGGTAAATTCCCAACTCCTGTTTCACACTCTGAAGATTTACAAAGAAAAGTCACAGAAGTTAGATCAACAATTAAATTCCAACTTAAAAAAGTTTTATGTCTTGGTGTTGCTGTTGGTCACGttgatatggaagaagatcaaatcatgCAAAACACCATGTTGGCCATCAACTTCTTAATCTCTCTTCTTAAGAAACAA TGGCAAAACATCCAATCTcttaccatcaaatccaccatGGGTAAACCTCAAAGAATTTTCTAA